CGGCGCCGGGAAAACCACCGCCATCAAGATACTTTGCGGGCTATCCTCGCCCACATCGGGGAAAATCTCGGTGGCAGGCTTCGATGGCTACACGCAAACCGAGCTGATTAAGCGCAATATCGGCTACATGAGCCAGAAGTTCTCGCTATACGAGGACCTAACGGTTGCCGAGAACATCCGATTCTACGGAGGCATCTACGGAATGGCGATGAAGGAGATCAAGCAGAAGACGGAGCAGCTGCTAAAGCGCTTAGGCTTTTACGAGGAGCGTAATACCCTTGTTGCATCGCTTCCACTTGGATGGAAGCAGAAGCTTGCCTTTTCCGTTGCCATATTTCACGATCCCAAAATCGTATTCCTTGACGAGCCAACGGGCGGCGTTGATCCCATAACGCGCCGACAGTTCTGGGAGCTGATATACGAGGCAACCGAACGCGGTATAACCGTGTTCGTAACCACCCACTACATGGACGAGGCGGAGTACTGCAACCGCGTTACCATTATGGTAAACGGCAAAATTGAAGCGCTCGATACCCCAACGATGCTTAAGGAAGCCTATAAGGCAGAAACTATGGACGAAGTCTTTCTAAAGCTCGCCCGATAGGGAGTAGGGAGAAGGGAATAGCGATTAGAGAGTGATTGACGAACGGGAGCGTTGAGACCTATTTTAGTAATCAATGTTCTTTATCCTCCCGCTTAGGCGGGAGGTAGGGGAGGGTAAAAGACTTATAAGTAAGGTTATCCCTCAATCTCGAAAACTCTTCGCTTACATCAAAAAAATGAAGTAGAACATGAAACTAAAGAGGCTAGGTAGCTTTTTGTCGAAGGAGTTTAAGCATATCTTCAGGGATAAGCGTTCGATGCTGATCCTTTTCGGAATGCCGGTTGTGCAGCTGCTGCTTTTCGGATACGTTATTACCAACGAGCTGAAGAAC
This window of the uncultured Acetobacteroides sp. genome carries:
- a CDS encoding ABC transporter ATP-binding protein, which produces MITDSKIIEVKDLVKKFGSFVANDHLTFDVYQGEIFGFLGANGAGKTTAIKILCGLSSPTSGKISVAGFDGYTQTELIKRNIGYMSQKFSLYEDLTVAENIRFYGGIYGMAMKEIKQKTEQLLKRLGFYEERNTLVASLPLGWKQKLAFSVAIFHDPKIVFLDEPTGGVDPITRRQFWELIYEATERGITVFVTTHYMDEAEYCNRVTIMVNGKIEALDTPTMLKEAYKAETMDEVFLKLAR